The DNA segment CGAAAATAGGGAAGTTGGGCCTGAAGAGAAGTAACAGGCCCATTTGCAGGAGAAAGATAAAGGAAGAGTGAAAGGGAGGAGAAACGTTAGCTGAAACAAAGTAACCGGACACAAAAAAAACACAGACCCCAATCTGACATCTGTGTTTTTTTGTAAGTAAATTTGTATTCTATCGTATTGCTCCATCCTATATCTCATCCGAAATTCGCCGAGTCGAGTTCGACTCACCCACCCTAACTCGTTCTCTCTCCTCCTTCGCCTTTGGTTCTATCTGTGAGCTACCCACCCTGTCACTATTTTTCCTCCACCTTCACCCACCCTCATTCGCATCCTTTTGGGTAATCAATCGCTTTTCCTATTTCATTCTTCACTTGTTATTACTTTCTGCAATTGCTGCTTCTATCGATTGTCTATCATCCTTTCTCTTTCGCTGCAATTTCTTCTCGATCTTTCTTTCCCCAGCATTTTCCCTTTCCCCCTTTTACCTTTTGcatgttcttgttcttgttcttgttccTTTTATCCCCTTGCTCCTCTCATCACAATACGACATAAACCTCAACTTTTGTGGTTGCTTCTCTCCTGGTCGAAATTTTAGATTGAGATTTATACACGTGCTTGCGTGCCTATTCCGGATTTTTAGATACAACCCTCGTATTCTCAGCTGTTgtagagaataataataataggcTTTGACGAGCTTGGTAATGAGTTCTTGGCTTTCTTTTGCTTCCGGCGGTGAACTGTTTTGCTTTCATCTTTTCTTGACTTTGAACTTTTGATTTTAAACTGGTTTGTATGTTTGTTTACTGGAATCTGATATAGCCTAGGGAAATAGCTTGTTGGTGGCCTATTGATTCAacctttttgttgtttttgatgcAATCCCGAGCTGTTGTCCTTTTGTTTTGCTTTATGGGTATGTTGttgtgggttttttttttttttcttttttctttatgtttgtgAGCAAGTGTGACTGATAGGGCATTGTTCTTGGTTCAATTGGGCGGCATATGCCAGTGCTAAACGCTGAGGACGTAGCTCATCATgaatttttatcaatattttaatgttcTCATTTTCAGCAGTTTGAATGGGAAGTGCTGGGATAGGTTTTTGATTTTCTCTTTCAGATGACAGCgggatataaataatttttgatcTATTTCTAATTGTATCATCATCGGTTCTTGTATGGATTAGGTTGTTTTCCCTTTTATTGCAATTGAAACCCCTTGTGTGTATGGTTCTGTACAAATGATGTTTCCTTGGTGATGTCACTTTATGTTTGCTTTGgaaatttaaaacttgaagtttgatgattgattgaaatttcattttttttatccagAATTTGTATCTGATGTATATGCCAACACTTTTTTTAGTTGAATAATGGCTGTTGAGACTTCCGATAAACCAAATTTACCTCATGATTTTGACGATGAGGATGATGTACCGATAATATACAAAAGGAATTCAAGTAAGAAAAACCAAACACATTCAGAAGCAAGGAAGTCTAATTCTCACATTCACGATGGACAGTCATATAGACAGGCTCCTAATGCACCTTCTTCGAATGGCCAGACTCCTAGCTTGCAGAAAGGTAATACTGCCCCATCTCTTAAGCCATCAGCTACGAAGCCTTCTGTAGGTATCTCAAGAACTCCAAATTCTGTTGGCAACACTTCCTCTGTGAAGTTGCCTGTAGCAAATTCAAAACCACCTTCATTGGGAGACAAACAGAAAATGTCCGTTGATGTCAAGGTGGAACCAAAATCTACCGAGCACAGTGGTAAAGGTTTCTGTGAAGATTCAGAAGATGACGAGGATGATAAACCGTTGAGTTTTAGGTTGAAGAATTCTAACCATGATAACAAAGCGACGTCTGTTGTCAAGAAATCTTACGAAGActctgatgatgatgatgatgtccCTTTGGCAAAAAAGTTACCTCGTAATTTGAATTTGGGAACAACTAGCAATAACCACGAAGACTCTGATAAGAAgcctatttctaaaattcagaAAGAGCGACAAAATGGTTCTGGCATGAGTAATAAACAGGACAGGCCATCTCCATTGCCAGCTAAAAGACCATTAGATAATAGTAATTCCTTGCAACCTTCTATTAAGAAGCCTAAGGTCTCCACTTCAGATGCATCTATCAAAACTAAGCTTGTCTCTCAGAAACGTGAGCTGAAGAcagaggatgatgatgatgatgatcatatTCCTATTTCCCAGAGAATAAAGAAACAAGGCATGACAGGTGATAAATCATCTTCCACGAAGAAGGTGCTTCAAAAGGTTACTAAAGTTAACAAGTCTAGTTCAAAACCTTTCAAGAAACAGACCAAGAAGATAGTTAAAAAATCAGGCAGTGGTTCAGAATATTCCAAATCTAGCAAACTTCTTCCTAGCTCTGGTGATGGGCAGAAAAAGTGGACTACTTTGGTTCACAATGGTGTCATTTTCCCCCCTCCTTACCAGCAGCACGGGGTAAAGATACTATATAAGGGGAGACCAGTTGATTTGACTCCCGAGCAAGAGGAGGTAGGATTTTATCTCTAATGACTATGCTCTTcagattttggttgactgtttGCTCTTGTTCCTTTCCTCTTTGGATGAATTGGGATTGGTTAATTACTTTATTCCcgagtttatttttaatttctcttttgaGTTCTTTTCCAACTTATGaactttaaaattgtttttcaggTTGCTACAATGTATGCAGTCATGCGAGATACGGAGTACATGCAGAAAGATAAGTTCAAGGATAATTTCTGGAATGACTGGCGAAAGTTGCTTGGAAGAAATCATGTAATCCAGAACTTGAAAGACTGTGATTTCACTCCAATATATGACTGGTACCAAGGTGTGAAGGATAAGAAGAAGCAAATGACCACCGAAGTAAGTTTGTCGTTTGTTACATTACACTTCACTTGACAATAGTAGAAAGTTAAATATTAGAGCATTATCtgttttttaaacatattttttattatttccaaCGTGAGAAGGAGAAGAGTAAGCAAATGACCCCTCATAATgcagttttaatttattttacaaaagactcacattatatatatagatgccCTATTAAAGTGTGCCtgaaatggaaaattaaaatcacaaagaGTCACAGCTCACATGAGGAAGTAGGCAGGAACGACCACAGAAAATTCTCACTGTAGGAATAACAGAATTTGCACATAGCAAAAATGGCGAGGGAAGTGAGTTTTGTTCAAAAGAAGACAGTGGACTGTGTGCAGCAGGGTAGATAGACATTTAGTGGAAAATTTAGGGATAATCGTGTCTGTATTTTTCCCTTTATTGTATTCAGAAATTTGTTTTCCGTAAGAACTTCTTTGGGGGCTGACACTAGGAAAGAGTGTTGTAGTGAAATGCAGAAATATTCCATGCCCTGTCGTTTTCCATACcctgtttgtttgaatttgaatgGTGCCAAGTTTGATCTGAGTTGGCCTGAGAGGTTTATGCTTGCCgtgtttattgtttttgttttgattattgaCCCCCCCTTTCTCCTCTTTATACaggagaagaaaattttgaaggaagagaaaatgaaacaagAGGAGAAATACATGTGGGCTATTGTAGATGGTGTTAAAGAGAAGgtttattctctctctctctctctctctctctctctctctctctctaatttGTGTAGATTTCTATCTTAAAAATTTCCTACAAACTTTATGAATTGTAGTCTGgccattatattttttgttgtggGAGAATTATTGATGTTTCCTTCTCTTGTAGTTGTTGAGTTATTGTTATTGTGGTTGGATATTGACCTACATACTTTATGCTAGATTGGTTTGTGAAGTTATTAATGCAGACCAGAACATTGTCAGTCACCATCATGTTGCCAATTTAATATAGACAAGTATACACCGACTTTGGGCCATGTGTATATCATACCTTAGTGTTCAAATtttgtgcataaagaatgctgTTAGGGGAATATAAAGTGACATTATTAATTACACATGGTTTACTAAAGGTTCCACAGAATTTAATGGTGTTATAACTGAGTCACgtgataatttttttctggtatttaaataaaatttgaatttccaGGCATTAGTTGCACTTCGGTAAACCATAAAGGTTTAATTTGCACATGGTCTAAAGTCGAAGagcttaatttataattattcttcatgtaaatttaatttccaCTTCTACCATTAGTAGTGCACGTTTTTGCTGAATAATTGGCACTGTAAGGATACACTATATCTTTCTTTCCATATAATTATGTTTCTGTATGCTTTACAGTatttggaaaatgtttttaagGGAGTTGTATGTGCTTGAAGCTCCTCTTTTTTCTCCTCTTTAATTTTGTGTCATTCTATTCTCAATCTTTTTTCTAATGTACTCTTTAGGAATGGTTTAACTGTTGACTAATTTTTATCTGATCTTTGTTTTTAGGTTGGGAATTTTAGAGTTGAACCACCAGGATTGTTCCGAGGCCGAGGAGAGCACCCTAAGGTTGTTATAATAGTTATTACTGGAACAAGACAAGACTTATTTTTTTCTGATACAGTGGTTTTATATATCGCAGGATTTTTACTGGCTTCTAAAGTTTATAGTGTACACTTATtgactataatttattttactagatgggaaaattgaaaagacgCATTCATCCAGGTGACATCACAATTAATATTGGAAAGGATGCCCCAATTCCTGAATGTCCTATTCCTGGTGAAAGGTATTACTCCAATTATTTTACTAgagaagaaatttaaaagaatattgaaTATGCTACCTAGTTGGAACCAGTTTTTCTAATCATTAGTTGTCTAACCTTGGCAGGTGGAAGGAGATAAGACATGATAATACAGTTACATGGTTAGCCTATTGGAGTGATCCTATAAATCCAAAGTTATTCAAGTATGTGTTTCTGGCTGCTAGTAGTTCTTTGAAGGGACAAAGTGACAAGGAAAAGTATGAGAAAGCTAGGATGTTAAAGGTGCTTTCATGCTGTGTTCACACCTAGTGAATTTCATATTTTCTGTTGGATGGTTTGGGATGACATTTTAAAGGACATGTCtgattattttagttattgacTTCTTGGTGCAGGATTATATAGAGAACATTAGGTCTGCATACACAAAAGATTTTACCAATAAAGATATTACTAAGCTGCAAATTGCCGTTGCTACTTATCTTATTGATAAACTAGCTCTGAGGGCGGGCAATGAGAAGGTATTTTGTTGGTATACGCACTTATACACTCATTTGTTCTAACAGCCATTTATCTTCTTGAACAAAGCATACATTTGTGTACATGATGTCAAGACACAGAAATGCATACTTTGCtaacattttattcttttgttgtcAATTGGACTCTTAAGATCTTgctaatttctttaaattaccccaatatctaaataattaattaatcatgtactacttgaatattttgtttttacgTTCATATTTGTAgtatctatatctatatctatgtatatataatagaatCTGACTTGGCAAAGGAAGGTAGACTGAGTAAAGTTATCAGTTGTCACTATGAAGTCTTGCTTGTTAACCTAAGTAAATTTGGATAAAATTTCCTAAACAAGTTACTTTTatgtaatcaaattaatttgttaGTAAATGCCAAGGAGGTATTCCTAGCCTCAACTACTCTTATGTGAAGTTTCCTTTGAACTATATTAATATCTTATACTTTATAGAACAAAAATAGAGGTGAATAAATgtatacattatttaaatttgttgaaataaCTTGTTCTTCACATTCAGCTTCCAtagtgtgtttgaatgtgttcaTAGTagatgattatttttattttagttgttaaATTTTGGTATTTCTTAATTGCATTTCTTCAGGATGACGATGAAGCTGATACTGTTGGTTGCTGCACATTAAAAGTAGAGAATGTGACAAGAGAACCTCCCAACAAACTCAAGGTTTTTGTGTTTCTAGTTATTTTCACTTTACTCTATGTTATGGTTGATGAGTTTTAAGTCCTTCAGTGGTTTTTCTAAGTTTAGTAGTCCTTCTCAGATTGTTTTAATGATAGCCTCCcttgataattatatttgttagtAACTTTGTTACCTCTGTTTTGTGCAGTTTAACTTCCTTGGTAAAGATTCtatcaagtatgaaaatacaGTTGAGGTGGAGCTTCCTGTATATAATGCAATATTGAAGTTACAAAAAGGTGGGAAATTAActatgaatttttttgttttaagcaTGTGACTGAagcacttaattattttttcccttTAATATTCAGATAAACGTCCTGGTGATGATCTTTTTGATAAGCTGGATACAAGTAAATTAAATGCTCATCTGAAGGAACTCATGCCTGGTCTAACAGCAAAAGTCTTCCGTACATTCAATGCATCAATCACATTGGATAATATGGTacaaattgatttgaaaattcCCAATATTCATATTCCTTgtagataaaataaagaaaaaggaaaaaagctAATTCCCTTGATCTGTTTTATACTGCTAGTATATAAACTCAGCCTCAGTATACATTGTTATTTGATTGGATGTTTAATATTGGAATTTTTTAATGTGGGATCTCCCACCTCCTTTTAAAATAGCTAAGATAGCATGTCTTATTGAGAGCAATATACCAAAGCCTCTTATTTTCTACGTTTCAGATTGTTCTGTGTTCAGggtttaataaaaacttttctATACATTTTGTATGCAATATAATGACTCTGCACAAATACAAAATTGCACGCCATTATAAAATTGTGTTTCTCTTCGAATTGTCTTGTCTTTTAAATGTCTTAAAAAATCTCATGCTATCAATATATACCCTAAAGTCAAACATGCTTATTAGATTATGTATATACTATGATTTCCTTTATTGGATATATTATAGACTTACATACTTGATTTTTGTGGAATTATGTGATGACAGTTAAATCAAGAAACTAAAGATGGAGATGTTGGGGAGAAAATTGTTGTTTATCAGCATGCAAATAAACAGGTGAATTGGCTAATGCATGTTGCTTAGTTTATACCTAAGATATTGCatgttagtatttttattttccacaTTTAAGTTGTAATGACTTGTGTCTTTCATAACAGGTTGCTATCATTTGCAATCATCAACGTAGTGTTTCAAAGTCTCATGATGCACAAATGTCAAAGTTAACTGAAAAAATTGATGAACTTCaggtatttataataatatctgaAAATTGTTAATATGGGACTGCGTTGGTCTGGGTGTCCCATTAGCACAGTTATATGTGGCTTATCTTTTACCTGCAGGCTGTTCTGAAGGAGCTGAAAACGGACTTAGACAGGGCAAGGAAAGGAAAACCCCCATTAAAGAGTTCAGATGGAAAGACAAAAAAGAATTTGACTCCTGAAGTGTAATTTAGCTTTTCGTAACATCTTTAATCATTGATTGTTTAAACATGATGTATGATTTTGGTTTACGTAATATACAGGTTAGAGAAGAAGATATCTCAAACCAATGCAAAAATTGAGAAGATGCAACG comes from the Vigna radiata var. radiata cultivar VC1973A chromosome 2, Vradiata_ver6, whole genome shotgun sequence genome and includes:
- the LOC106779111 gene encoding DNA topoisomerase 1 alpha: MAVETSDKPNLPHDFDDEDDVPIIYKRNSSKKNQTHSEARKSNSHIHDGQSYRQAPNAPSSNGQTPSLQKGNTAPSLKPSATKPSVGISRTPNSVGNTSSVKLPVANSKPPSLGDKQKMSVDVKVEPKSTEHSGKGFCEDSEDDEDDKPLSFRLKNSNHDNKATSVVKKSYEDSDDDDDVPLAKKLPRNLNLGTTSNNHEDSDKKPISKIQKERQNGSGMSNKQDRPSPLPAKRPLDNSNSLQPSIKKPKVSTSDASIKTKLVSQKRELKTEDDDDDDHIPISQRIKKQGMTGDKSSSTKKVLQKVTKVNKSSSKPFKKQTKKIVKKSGSGSEYSKSSKLLPSSGDGQKKWTTLVHNGVIFPPPYQQHGVKILYKGRPVDLTPEQEEVATMYAVMRDTEYMQKDKFKDNFWNDWRKLLGRNHVIQNLKDCDFTPIYDWYQGVKDKKKQMTTEEKKILKEEKMKQEEKYMWAIVDGVKEKVGNFRVEPPGLFRGRGEHPKMGKLKRRIHPGDITINIGKDAPIPECPIPGERWKEIRHDNTVTWLAYWSDPINPKLFKYVFLAASSSLKGQSDKEKYEKARMLKDYIENIRSAYTKDFTNKDITKLQIAVATYLIDKLALRAGNEKDDDEADTVGCCTLKVENVTREPPNKLKFNFLGKDSIKYENTVEVELPVYNAILKLQKDKRPGDDLFDKLDTSKLNAHLKELMPGLTAKVFRTFNASITLDNMLNQETKDGDVGEKIVVYQHANKQVAIICNHQRSVSKSHDAQMSKLTEKIDELQAVLKELKTDLDRARKGKPPLKSSDGKTKKNLTPEVLEKKISQTNAKIEKMQRDMKTKEDLKTVALGTSKINYLDPRITVAWCKRHEVPIEKIFNKSLLAKFCWAMDVDPDFRF